The Ignavibacteriales bacterium region TCGAGTATGGCAGGCATGTCGGCCATCTGACCATAGAGATGCGTTACGATGATCGCTCTTGTGCACTCACCCATCTTCTCACGGACATCTTCCGGATCCATGGTCATCGTGTCAGCGCATATCTCGACGTACCTTGGCTTTGCGCCCAGGGCGTAGATCGCTGCTGTACTGTACATTCCAGCATTAGCGACAGTTGCCACCTCGTCGCCGGGTCCCACACCCAACGATCGCAGAGCGAGCTCAAGCGCATCTGTCCCATTGCCAACGCCGACGCAGTGTTTCGAACCTATGTATGAGGCGAACTCATCTTCAAAACTCCTGACTTCGGGGCCTAAAATGTACCATCCACTATTATAGACTCTCGCGATCGCGTCTAACTCAGCCTTCTTTTCGGCGTCATCGATGCGAGAAAGGTCGTTGATCGGAATCGTTTTCATTATCAAGCTATCGATTGCCGTGATTGGCCGTTTGCCGTACTGAATTGTTCAAGATACCTTTGTATACCGTTGTTAGCTTCGAAACGATGTTCTGCTCTGAATGATGTTTTCGCACCCAATCATAAGATTGTTCAGATTTGACATGCAGATAGTTTTGAGATATTGAGTTGAGCTCCTTCTGCACGCCAATTTCATCTCTCGCGTTCATAACAGGAATTGCCTCCCCGTACGCTCGCCTTGCATTGTCTTCCGCACAGTAGGCAATTACCGGCCTTGACAATGCCATCGCTTCCAATGCTCCCAAACCGATCGCACCGAGATTGAATTGATCCACGACAACATTTGACGCTTCTATTCTTTGATAGAGGTAGCTTTTGTCTCCGACGGGCACGAATTCAGTTATCTTCTCGATACCGAGTTCCTTTATGAGCGCGTATGTATCCTTTCGATCGACGCCCCAATCGGCGATCTGCAGCTGATAGTTCTGCATCCCACGCGAATGCACAAATTCCGCAAAGCCACGAAAGAAGATGTCGTTTCGCTTCACCGACCTTCTCCTTCGCGATTTCCAATCCAATCGAGCAATCGAGAAAAAGACAACCTTGTCTCTTATAATGTTTAGGGATTTCACAAAACTGTTAGCGTTTATGTTGAATGGCAGAAATGAATGCGGGACATGGTCAAGTTGCAGTTGCTCCAGATAGTCGAATTGGTCAACGTTAACGAGGAAAATGTGCCCGGCCCAACTCAACGCCGACTTGTACAACCTACCTTCCCGCGTTGAAGAGAACGCTAATTCACTGAGATCTGCCCCTGTTGTTAGAGCGGCGAAAGGAATCTTGAACCGTCTGTAGATCTCATATGCTTCAGATTCGTGCCCAGTCTGCGCTTGAACGATGTTACAGGTTCGTGAGATTTCTGAGAATAGATTTGAAAGGGGGATCTGCAGATTTATCCTCCTGAGAAAGAAGTTCAGCACCGCATACCTCTTGAACCTGCGTACAAACTGCTCGCCAGATGCACCCTTGTATTCATATTCCGGATTGCCAGGCCAGAGCTTTGTCAGATAATCATCAGGAACATACAATCGCGCGTTTTCATTGTTACTGTTCAGGAGCCTCACGTAATTGAAACCAACATTACCGAGATTGCCAATCCATGCTAGGTTTATTCCTGACTGACTTTGGTGTGTCATTTTACCGGAGTTTGTTAAGAGTTTCTATTTTCCCAAGGGGCTCGCTCAGTTCAAGTGTCTACAAGTTAGACGGAACAAGGAGGTACCACGCTGAACGACGTACTTATTTCCCTTGGTGCGTCCACTCACGGGCCTTGACCCAAGCACTTTCACCGGCCACGGTCTCATTGCGTTGGGTCACATCGAGTGATAGTGCGGGACCACCCAAGGAGGAGCCAAATTGTTCATTTGGTGGTTGTGAAGTGCAAGCACATGATTCACACGCCGCCCCAGCACGGCAAGGGATTCTTTTTCGATTTCGTCGAAGCAGCCAAGCATGCACTCCATCGCAGTTTTCACTTACCCGCGATACTTTATCGCTCGAACATCATAATCGACGGATGATACAATTATCTCTTCATCATTTTCTGCGATAAGGGTTCCCGGGCGTTGGTCAGACCTGGCCGCCAGGATTTCGCTCATCGCAACAGATTTCCCGAACAACTCCGGTAGTTGGTACTCCTTGAAACTGTAACCACGAATCTGGTTGTGAATCTCGAAAGCTGTCTTGTTCAGATCTATCCTGATGTTCGCGAAGTCGATGCTCTTCCTTGAATAGAAGCTCGAGCCGATAGACGGTTGTTGCCTTGGTTCATAGTCACCATTGATGAGCCCGAATAGAGTCTCGATCACCAGATTCGTTCCCACCTTGATATATTTGAAGTAGAGATCTCTCGCGGTCTCGGTGGGACTAATCTGGATCCGCCGCTGAAACAGTATATCCCCCGTATCGATTCCTCGATCGATCAAGTGGAGCGTGACACCGCTGTGATCTTCTCCATTGAGTATGGGCCAAACAGATGTAAAGGCCCCCTTGTACTCAGGGAGCAATGAAAAATGGACGTTGAAGAGCTTCTTCGATCGGAAGTAGGTTGGGACCAATAATCTGTCGTACTCCAACGATAGAAACAACAGATCCTCCACATCATACAGATCGTGCAGCGTTGTCACACCCACATCAATTGCCCTGGCTGCCTTAAGCAGCGACTTCTGCCAATCGTCGTTTCCGTTATCGGTGCCGTTGGGCAGAGCTCTTACAGATTCCTTGGGGTAGTTTGCCACAAGAAAATGAAGTACGTCCACCGCGATATCGTTCTTACCTGCGACACAAATCACCATTCAGGACCATCCCTTCGAGGAGCATACGTGACAATCCTCAGAGTTTCCTAAACACATCATAGTCTCTGATGTAGTCTTCTTTTTCGTACTTCGATGATGCGAGAACCAACTGAACGGCATTATGTGAGTACCGCATCGTATGCCAACAGTACTTTGGGATATACAACCCACGAAAAGGCTGATCCAATGGAAAAGACTCTGTGTATCCGTCCGGCATTTCCGTTCTCACGAGGATCCTGCCAGCCGCAGCGAGAAGCAACATTTCCGTCGAATGATGTGCATGACCTCCTCGCTCCACGCTTTCTGGCGTGAAATACGTCCAGAAGACGCGTTTGATTTCGAAGGGAACGTGCTGGCCGACCTCAGCTATCGAAATGTACCCGATCGAGGATTCGCCTACCTTCGCGAATTCCATCAAACAGGGACGGGTTGGATGTTGCATGCTCTTCTCCGGTGATTAATATTGCCATTGGAACCCGAGGTGCAGACCGTGCTGAAAGACAGCCCGAGAACAAAACCTTTCAATCCCACGAGGGAATGATGTACCAGCTTCAAGTCCATCCAGTCTTATTCTCTTCTAACAATCGAGCAGTTCGAATGAGTTGGCACTCACTGCGATGCTGGGCCTATCACCACTTGATTCTGGACACTCCCCCCCAACAATCGGATTGTCGATCACATCCATGCGACATCGGCGTTACCGGCTACAGGGGTTTCTGCAGTTTCACATACACGTAGTCAGACTCTCCGATAGCATGGCTTCTCGAGATGATTGAATCCAACCAGATGAAAATGGACACGGAAAATGGGACATAGATCAATGCCGATCTCAGATATTTCACAAAGAAGTTCTCAGACATTTTCCTGAAATGGTAGTAGGAAGGTTTGATATCAATGAACTTGAACGAGGTATTCTCACTGATCATTCGTATCAGGTCGTTTAGACTAAGAAACGAACAATGATTAACCACCTGGTAGTCCTCTTTCATGATACTCGTGGACATCGAGTGATTGAGAATGAACACTCCGCCGGGCCTTAACAATCTTTCCACTTCTTTCAGCACGGCAATCTTGTCACTCAGCTGTAGAATATGAACAAAGACATCATTAGAGACCGCTGCTGAAAAGGACGAACTCTCGCGCGGGACATTCGCAGCGTCACAGTTGTACACGATATCGTAACCAGTTTGTCTTGCCTCTTCGGCTCGCTTTTCGTCCAGTTCGACTCCTATCACTTCCTTGAAGCCAGCCGTTCTGAGGAATCTATGCCAGTTGCCGTGAGATGTGCCAACATCCAAAACCTCGTCCCGGGGCACGTTCTTTAGCATGCATCTGACGATCATCTTATATGTGTTGAAATAGTACTGATTCCATCGCTTCTCGCCATAGTTTCTGTAAGTCGCAGCGGTCCCGCCAATGATACTGAGGTAGTCCAAATGTGTCTTTCCGCTTTGTTTCATCTGAGGGATTTCCTTTTTTCTATCGTCAAACGTGGAGTGTCACCAAGCGGAATACCAAGCTCGGATTAGCAGCCATAATTTGTAAACGTGGCGAGGGATTTTTGATCTCTCAGCATTGGGCCAGCCAGGCCGAGCACGAAAGCATCTGAACACTGATGACGCACGCGGAGGCAGCGCAAGAGCGTACATAGATAGATACGATTGCAGTCTAGGCACAGCGCCACGATCTGACTCCTGGTTCTGCTGTTTTCGCGGGTACTCACCCGAGCAACGAGGAGTACAGATCACGTTCTCGCTGCTCCATCATCTTACCATCCATTTCCCGCAGTCTCCTCCGACCTTGTCGACCCAATTCTTGGGCCAGCGACGGATCATCCAGCAACCTTTTCAGTCCAGCCGAAAAGCCCTCCTCACACGCATCGACAACGATGGCGAGATCATCAAGAACCTCCGGCTTCTCTTCCCACAATGGACGCGCATGTACGACCGGCAGCCCGGTTGACATCGCCTCTAAAGTTCCCATCGACACACCACCACATTGCATCGGATTTGCGAAGATGTCCGCCTGCTGATAATGCTCGTGAATCTTCGCATGAGGGACGGCCTTGATCAGCGTAACTTTTCCCGCTATTCCCAACGAGTCGACGATTTCTATCATTCGGCCGTGGAGGACTCCATCGCCAATGAGCACGAGGTCGACATCCAGGTTCTTCACAGCACGAATAAGCGGTTCGGGATTCTTGACTTCGATCTGTTGATTCACGCTCAACACAACCGGTCGTTTCCGCTTTGATCGAGCAGCCAGGGGCTTGAACCGGTCAGTGTCAATCCGATTGTAGATAACGGTTGTTGGTGACGCGCCATGGCGTCGCGCATAGCGCTCAGCAAATCGATACGCACAAATCACGTGATCAGCGTTGTGAAGGATGTATCGCCGAAACAGCTTGTACCAGATGTACTGCTGCACGGAACCGGATGTAAGCCGAATACGTCCCTGCTTCAGCCAAGATACAAAATCTTCGTCGGGGTTGCTATGCACTGA contains the following coding sequences:
- a CDS encoding glycosyltransferase, whose translation is MKRNDIFFRGFAEFVHSRGMQNYQLQIADWGVDRKDTYALIKELGIEKITEFVPVGDKSYLYQRIEASNVVVDQFNLGAIGLGALEAMALSRPVIAYCAEDNARRAYGEAIPVMNARDEIGVQKELNSISQNYLHVKSEQSYDWVRKHHSEQNIVSKLTTVYKGILNNSVRQTANHGNR
- a CDS encoding formyltransferase family protein: MVICVAGKNDIAVDVLHFLVANYPKESVRALPNGTDNGNDDWQKSLLKAARAIDVGVTTLHDLYDVEDLLFLSLEYDRLLVPTYFRSKKLFNVHFSLLPEYKGAFTSVWPILNGEDHSGVTLHLIDRGIDTGDILFQRRIQISPTETARDLYFKYIKVGTNLVIETLFGLINGDYEPRQQPSIGSSFYSRKSIDFANIRIDLNKTAFEIHNQIRGYSFKEYQLPELFGKSVAMSEILAARSDQRPGTLIAENDEEIIVSSVDYDVRAIKYRG
- a CDS encoding FdtA/QdtA family cupin domain-containing protein, producing the protein MQHPTRPCLMEFAKVGESSIGYISIAEVGQHVPFEIKRVFWTYFTPESVERGGHAHHSTEMLLLAAAGRILVRTEMPDGYTESFPLDQPFRGLYIPKYCWHTMRYSHNAVQLVLASSKYEKEDYIRDYDVFRKL
- a CDS encoding class I SAM-dependent methyltransferase → MKQSGKTHLDYLSIIGGTAATYRNYGEKRWNQYYFNTYKMIVRCMLKNVPRDEVLDVGTSHGNWHRFLRTAGFKEVIGVELDEKRAEEARQTGYDIVYNCDAANVPRESSSFSAAVSNDVFVHILQLSDKIAVLKEVERLLRPGGVFILNHSMSTSIMKEDYQVVNHCSFLSLNDLIRMISENTSFKFIDIKPSYYHFRKMSENFFVKYLRSALIYVPFSVSIFIWLDSIISRSHAIGESDYVYVKLQKPL
- a CDS encoding glycosyltransferase family 4 protein produces the protein MLRLAVFTNDPLGSYFAKGEVKARYFNPENLFGEIHVITPAEQDVDAAKAQELVGDARLTVHPLGRPSALKLPALLDRANRLVKSLKPDLIRGHGVHLGGLQAVWSARRNKVPVVISVHSNPDEDFVSWLKQGRIRLTSGSVQQYIWYKLFRRYILHNADHVICAYRFAERYARRHGASPTTVIYNRIDTDRFKPLAARSKRKRPVVLSVNQQIEVKNPEPLIRAVKNLDVDLVLIGDGVLHGRMIEIVDSLGIAGKVTLIKAVPHAKIHEHYQQADIFANPMQCGGVSMGTLEAMSTGLPVVHARPLWEEKPEVLDDLAIVVDACEEGFSAGLKRLLDDPSLAQELGRQGRRRLREMDGKMMEQRERDLYSSLLG